One segment of bacterium DNA contains the following:
- a CDS encoding STAS domain-containing protein → MTITTHEIDDIAVAEVKGQINFQNTQTLKELFTQLEAANHKRIVVDLKETEYIDGFGLSVLVNLSRGIYKDGGCLSLSSLNKELKRIFSKTKLDRWFEIYETREEAFRSLQQNGKRRKRA, encoded by the coding sequence ATGACAATCACCACCCATGAAATTGACGACATCGCTGTCGCCGAGGTGAAAGGCCAGATCAACTTCCAGAACACTCAGACTCTGAAAGAGCTGTTCACGCAACTGGAAGCGGCAAACCACAAAAGGATTGTGGTTGATCTGAAGGAAACTGAGTATATCGACGGCTTCGGACTGAGCGTCCTGGTCAATCTCAGCCGCGGGATCTACAAGGACGGTGGCTGCCTGAGCCTGTCCAGCCTGAACAAGGAGCTGAAGAGAATCTTCAGCAAGACCAAGCTGGACCGCTGGTTCGAAATCTACGAGACACGGGAAGAGGCTTTCCGCAGCCTGCAGCAGAACGGCAAGCGGCGCAAGAGAGCCTGA
- a CDS encoding tetratricopeptide repeat protein, with product MKLRATTWILLALTLAVLSSGACNRVKTEQPAEVKEVVMALQSQFRVPADSVRWVGYLTETPQDTARAWLMLGALYLANEHTAVALDYLNRALAIDPGRPVLQLNLADAYNRLGEREKAVDALRLYMRFNPDSPFGPEIFRIVEKYRSIESEKLIP from the coding sequence ATGAAGCTGCGTGCGACAACCTGGATTCTGCTGGCCCTGACTCTGGCGGTCTTGTCCTCCGGGGCCTGCAATCGCGTGAAAACAGAACAGCCGGCCGAGGTGAAAGAGGTGGTCATGGCCCTGCAGAGCCAGTTCCGCGTGCCGGCCGACTCCGTCCGCTGGGTCGGCTACCTGACCGAGACGCCCCAGGACACCGCCCGCGCCTGGCTGATGCTGGGTGCGCTCTACCTGGCCAACGAACATACCGCCGTGGCCCTGGACTACCTCAACCGGGCGCTGGCCATCGACCCCGGACGCCCCGTGCTCCAGCTAAACCTGGCCGATGCCTACAACCGCCTCGGGGAACGTGAGAAAGCGGTGGATGCTCTCCGCCTGTACATGCGCTTCAACCCAGACAGTCCGTTCGGCCCGGAAATATTCCGCATCGTCGA
- a CDS encoding SH3 domain-containing protein, whose translation MVHRISLSGLLLLIAAAAVSPLAAQTRQLQVVQEKAPMFKEHSISSPIIKYLEKGSRLNLLAAEDSFYLVSYGGFEGWVIPFSVRELAAEGGAAPTAESESPQTAPAEEQPAGDGLDGRYVTVKGRYANLREGPGMGYDIVGKAFRGQKLEKFIKRGNWYRVRLPDSKIGFIREDLLSPLGGAKAGSGPKAGTAAAAEQSHAPAPSGTLQERVTRLEQELTELRALLLEHLRGSGGLAASPAAPLDGASAGQADQSTLQGQAAGTAQQTRSGRIIGNRATKVYHLPSSVFYDKIPEEFRVYFNTEEDAQKAGFTKSIR comes from the coding sequence TTGGTCCACCGGATCAGCCTGTCGGGGCTGCTGCTTTTGATCGCCGCGGCGGCCGTCTCTCCGCTGGCCGCCCAAACCCGTCAGCTCCAGGTGGTGCAGGAAAAAGCGCCGATGTTCAAGGAGCACTCCATCTCCTCGCCCATCATCAAGTACCTGGAAAAAGGCTCCCGGCTCAACCTTCTGGCCGCCGAGGACTCGTTCTACCTGGTGAGCTACGGCGGGTTCGAGGGCTGGGTGATCCCGTTCAGCGTGCGCGAGCTGGCCGCAGAGGGCGGTGCGGCCCCGACCGCCGAAAGCGAAAGCCCCCAGACCGCCCCAGCGGAGGAACAGCCGGCCGGGGATGGGCTGGACGGGCGCTACGTGACAGTGAAAGGGCGCTACGCCAACCTGCGCGAGGGTCCGGGCATGGGCTACGACATCGTGGGCAAGGCTTTTCGCGGGCAGAAACTGGAAAAATTCATCAAGCGCGGCAACTGGTACCGGGTGCGCCTGCCGGATTCCAAGATCGGTTTCATCCGCGAGGACCTGCTGAGCCCGCTCGGCGGGGCCAAAGCCGGCTCCGGCCCGAAAGCCGGCACTGCTGCGGCGGCGGAACAGTCACACGCTCCCGCCCCGTCCGGGACGCTGCAGGAGCGTGTGACCCGCCTGGAGCAGGAGCTTACCGAGCTGCGGGCCTTATTGCTGGAACATTTGCGTGGATCGGGCGGCCTGGCGGCCTCCCCGGCCGCGCCCCTTGACGGGGCGTCGGCGGGCCAGGCGGACCAGAGCACATTGCAGGGTCAGGCTGCGGGTACGGCTCAGCAGACCCGCAGCGGCCGGATTATCGGCAACCGTGCCACCAAGGTCTACCATCTGCCGTCGAGCGTCTTTTACGACAAGATTCCGGAGGAGTTCCGGGTCTACTTCAACACCGAGGAGGATGCCCAAAAGGCCGGGTTCACCAAGTCGATCCGTTGA